The bacterium genome includes a window with the following:
- the ptsP gene encoding phosphoenolpyruvate--protein phosphotransferase, whose amino-acid sequence MSARRLNRQLKGIAVSPGIAVGTVHLLEAEPVNVPKYWISDREVTGEINRFRQSLKRTQTELARIKEKLCKFQAGDQAKIIDSHRLIAQDEQLVEGTIQAVRQEKINVEWAFHKEVQKMMEAFPKTTDAYFRERYSELGHVARRILLNLLGADAPSLPKLDKDAAIVAHDLSPTDTVQLVKGMTQGFVTEAGGSTSHTAIIARALDIPAVCGIEGITHLAHEGDPILIDGNEGLVILHPSAAEQKQYNTLRKKFERQENQLLKEAHLPSVTMDGYRLRLAANMELLDEIPAIKSHGGEGVGLFRTEMLFLSRKRLPSEDEQFHAYREVLQKMAPESTTIRTFDIGGDKVMDDEDFDEGVNPALGLRAIRYCLKRRDLLKTQLRAMLRASRFGPLKILIPMITNLEELRQVRKIVGELQDELRDKGSPFDGSVKLGAMVETPAAALMAEELAAESDFLSIGTNDLIQYTLAVDRVNEEVSYLYEPLHPAVLRLLKIISDAGRARNIDVSVCGEMAGDPLCFLILLGLGLTELSMTPLSIPRVKKLTRSVTFRQAKQLLDRALDCKTATEVEHLVQRETQKIRAFAKL is encoded by the coding sequence ATGAGCGCACGCCGCCTCAACCGGCAGCTGAAAGGAATCGCGGTCTCCCCGGGCATCGCCGTGGGGACGGTCCATCTCCTCGAGGCGGAGCCCGTCAACGTCCCGAAGTACTGGATATCCGACCGCGAAGTGACGGGGGAGATCAACCGTTTTCGCCAATCCCTCAAGCGCACCCAGACCGAACTCGCGCGCATCAAGGAAAAGCTTTGCAAATTCCAGGCGGGCGATCAGGCCAAGATCATCGACTCGCACCGGCTGATCGCCCAGGACGAGCAGCTGGTTGAAGGAACCATCCAGGCCGTCCGGCAGGAGAAGATCAACGTCGAGTGGGCCTTCCACAAGGAGGTCCAGAAGATGATGGAGGCGTTCCCCAAGACCACCGACGCCTATTTTCGGGAACGTTACAGCGAGCTGGGACACGTGGCCCGGCGCATCCTGCTCAACCTCCTCGGCGCGGACGCGCCTTCCCTGCCCAAGCTGGACAAGGACGCGGCGATCGTCGCGCACGACCTCTCTCCCACCGACACCGTCCAGCTGGTCAAGGGAATGACCCAGGGATTCGTCACTGAAGCGGGCGGGTCGACGTCACACACGGCGATCATCGCGCGCGCTCTCGACATTCCGGCCGTCTGCGGCATCGAGGGGATCACTCACCTCGCGCACGAAGGCGACCCCATCCTCATCGACGGCAACGAAGGGTTGGTGATCCTCCACCCCTCCGCCGCCGAACAGAAACAATACAACACGCTCCGCAAGAAATTCGAGCGGCAGGAAAATCAGCTTCTCAAGGAGGCCCACCTGCCGTCCGTCACGATGGACGGCTACCGGCTGCGGCTCGCGGCGAACATGGAACTCCTGGATGAGATTCCCGCCATCAAGTCCCACGGCGGCGAAGGCGTCGGGCTTTTCCGCACGGAAATGCTCTTCCTCTCGCGGAAACGCCTGCCGTCCGAAGACGAACAGTTCCACGCCTACCGGGAGGTCCTGCAAAAGATGGCCCCCGAGTCGACGACCATCCGCACCTTCGACATCGGCGGCGACAAGGTGATGGATGACGAGGACTTTGACGAAGGCGTGAATCCCGCGCTGGGTCTCCGCGCCATCCGCTACTGTCTGAAGCGGCGCGACCTCTTGAAGACGCAGCTTCGCGCGATGCTGCGGGCGTCCCGCTTCGGCCCCCTCAAAATCCTGATCCCCATGATCACGAACCTGGAGGAGCTCCGCCAAGTGAGAAAGATCGTCGGCGAGCTTCAGGACGAACTTCGCGACAAGGGCTCTCCCTTCGATGGATCGGTGAAGCTCGGCGCCATGGTGGAAACCCCCGCGGCGGCCCTGATGGCCGAGGAGCTGGCGGCGGAGTCGGATTTTTTGAGCATCGGCACGAACGACCTGATCCAGTACACCCTGGCCGTCGACCGCGTGAACGAGGAGGTCTCCTACCTCTACGAACCCCTCCATCCGGCCGTGCTCCGCCTCCTCAAGATCATCAGCGACGCGGGACGCGCGCGGAACATCGACGTCTCGGTCTGCGGCGAGATGGCCGGCGACCCCCTCTGCTTCCTGATTCTCCTGGGATTGGGCCTCACGGAGCTTTCGATGACCCCCCTCTCCATCCCCCGGGTGAAAAAGCTCACCCGCTCGGTCACCTTCCGCCAGGCCAAACAACTCCTCGACCGCGCGCTCGACTGCAAAACCGCCACCGAAGTCGAACACCTCGTACAGCGGGAAACCCAAAAGATTCGGGCATTTGCCAAGCTCTGA
- a CDS encoding HPr family phosphocarrier protein — protein MKNDLGLHARAAAQFVKIASRFGAEVFVSKDSREVNGKSIMGILMLAAAKGSKITIRTEGADGPDALAALEVLIENKFGEQ, from the coding sequence ATCAAGAACGACCTGGGCCTCCACGCGCGCGCAGCGGCGCAGTTCGTGAAGATCGCCAGCCGTTTTGGCGCGGAGGTCTTCGTGAGCAAGGACTCCCGGGAAGTGAACGGCAAGAGCATCATGGGCATCCTCATGCTCGCCGCGGCCAAAGGCTCGAAGATCACCATCCGCACGGAGGGCGCCGACGGACCGGACGCCCTGGCCGCCCTTGAAGTGCTGATCGAAAACAAATTCGGCGAACAATGA